The window GACCGATGCGGTATGTGCCATCAGGTCCGGCGGTGGGCCGGCCGAGAGTCGCACAGGTACGCTCAAAGGCGTTCGAAGCGATCATCTGTCGGAGTGGTGAAGGAGCGGTGATGCACTGTCCGTTCTGCCGTCACCCCGATTCACGAGTGGTCGATTCCCGCGAGACCGACGAGGGCCAGGCGATCCGCCGCCGCAGATCCTGCCCGGAATGCGGCCGAAGGTTCACGACCGTCGAGACGGCCGTGCTCGCGGTCGTCAAACGCAGCGGGGTGACCGAGCCTTTCAGCCGTGAGAAGGTCATCCGGGGCGTACGCCGTGCATGTCAGGGCCGTCAGGTCGACGACGACGCGCTCAACAAGCTGGCGCAGCAGGTCGAGGACGCGGTGCGGGCCACCGGTTCTCCGGAGGTCCCCGCGAACGAGGTGGGGCTGGCGATTCTCGGACCGCTACGTGATCTCGACGAGGTGGCCTATCTGCGGTTCGCGTCGGTGTACCGCTCGTTCTCCTCGGCGGAGGACTTCGAGCGTGAGATCGAGGCGCTGCGCGCCCACCGCGAGGTATCCGCGCGGAGTTAGGGCCAATACCGTTCAGTTAGTGGCTGATGACGGTGACGCTGGGTGGGTGTTCGGGTTGTGGCCAGTGTTGGTGCGCTGATCTTTTGACATGCCACTTGGGCATTTTGCGTTTGATCACGCGGGGAGCTGACCGTGTGCGGCGTGCCGGGTTGATGCGGTCGAGGAGGCGACGGAGGAACGCCTGCCAGTGAGGGTCGGCGGATCGGCGCCGGTTAGGGGGAAAAAGCGCCCTGATGGGCGACGGATTGGCGCACGACGCGCAACGCGGCGGTGAAGCTGAGTCGGTCCGGGTCGTGTCCGCTGTGGTGTGCGGCTTGGCTCATCAACGAGCGAATCGCGTAGTGGCAGCACAGGTATCCCCAGATCTCCTGCAGGACGAGGTCGGGCGACTTCGACCGCAGCACCACCTTCGACCCACGCTGGTGGGTCTTGAGTTCGTCGAAGACGCTCTCGATCTCCCAGCGCTGGGCGTACGCGGCCGCCAACTCGACCGCGGGTGCGGTGTCCGGGTCGGTCAGCGTGGTGAGCAACCGGTAGGCCACGGGGTTGTCGCGGCCGTCGTCGACGGTGTAGTCGATGACGCGAGCCAGCATTGGCTCGCCGTGTCGGTCCTTGGCCGCGCGCAGGTGGGCCAGCCACGAACCGTCGGCGAGATCCTCGACGTGAGTGGGGGTCGGGCCGTTGCGTCCGGTGCTCACGCGGAGGTGTCACGGTCGGGGTTCTACAAGTGGCGGGCTGGCCGCGATGTCGGGCCCACGCCGGCCCCGCGCGTCGGGCCGAGTTGGACGCCAAGGTTGGCGCGTTCCACGAGGCCTCCGGCGGCGTGTACGGGGCGCCGCGGATTCTGGCCGATCTGCGCGACGAGGTGAGACGGTGTCGCGCAAGACGGTGGCGGCCTCGCTGCGTCGCCAAGGCCTGGCCGGGATCTGCCCTCGCCGATTCGCCCGGCGACCACGGTGGTCGACCTGGATGCGCCGTTACCGAAGGACCTGTGGGGGGCCGGTTCGACACCGGCGAGCTGGACCGGGTGTGGACCTCCGACATCACCTATCTGCGCACCGGTGAGGGCTGGCTGTACGTGTGTTCGGTCCGTGACGGGTGCTCACGGCGGGTGATCGGCTGGGCCCTTGATAATCACATGGGCACCGACCTCGTCGAGTCTGCGCTGTCGATGGCGGTCGCGATGCGCGGCGAACCGGCCGACGAGGTCGTCTTTCACGCCGACCGCGGCTGTCAGTACACCTCGGCCCAGCTGGCCCGGTTCGCCGATCAACACAACCTCGCCCGATCTGTCGGGCGCACCGGCGTGTGCCTGTTGACCGGCTAATCGGGGACGGTACTGGCATGTAAACGACACGCCAGCAAGGAAAATGCTTGACCGGTGGGGGCCGGCGGGGTTGCACTTGTCTCATGACGATTCAGCATCAGCTGCGTCTGCAAGCAGGCACCGATGTCGCCTGGGTGTTGTCCGGTCCGGGTTGCGGGAAGTATGCGTTGGTCAACGAATACCTCAGGTATCTGGCCGACCGGAATTACTCTCCTCGCACGCTGCGGGCCTACGGCTATGACCTGTTGGCATTCTGCCGGTGGCTCGGCAGCGTCGACGTCGAGTTGAGTTCAGTGACCACCGAGACCGTGCTCGACTTCATGCGGCACTGCAGGCAGACTCCGATCGCGGGACGCCCCACCAACGTGGTGTCGATGACCGGCACGCGTCTCGACCGTTACTCGTCGACCACCATCAATCACCGGCTTGCCGCGTTGACGGGGCTGTTCACCTTCCGGGAGCTGCGTGACCCCGGACTGCGTACCCCAATCCCCAGCGGCCGCGAAGCGCGGCGGGTCAGCGCCGAGGAACGCAACGGCCTGCTCGGACATCTGGTGAGGCCGAAACGCCGATCGGCGCTGCGCCTGCGTGAACCGCGGCGGCTTCCGCGGGCTTTGAATCGCCGCGAGACCGCCGAGCTGTTATCGAGCCTGCGAACCTGGCGTGACCGAGCGCTGGCCGGGCTGATGTTGTTGTCCGGGTTGAGATCCGGGGAACTGCTCACCCTCGACGTGACTGACGTCGATATCGGAGCCCGCTGGGTGAAGGTGATGGGCAAAGGCGCCAAGGAACGCCGCGTGCCCCTCGATGTGGAGGTCGCAGGGCTGATCCAAACGTATCTTCTCGTCGAGCGACCCGAATCGGACAGCAACCGCCTTTTCCTGGTCGCCAAAGGCCCCCACCGGGGTCAGCCGTTGACCGCGGCCGGACTGCGCACCATCTTCCGGTATCACCGGATCAAGTCCGGAGTGCTCGCCGGTCACCCGCATGCGTTACGTCATACCTTCGGCACCGCGATGGCCGAGGCCGGTGTGGATCTAGCGGTGATGCAGGCACTGCTCGGACACGCCCACATCGACACCACAGCCCGCTACATCCATCTGGCACCCACCCATGTCAAGGCGGAATACGATGCTGCCCGAACACGATTACGCTCCCACACCTGAAACACCGGCGCAGATCTACGCCGCCTACCTGGTGCACCTACAACGCCGGGACCGCGGCAACACCGCCTACGCCCAGGCCGCCCGATCGTTCCTGCGGCGCTGGCCCCGAGTCCAGTCATGGGCCGACATCCCACTCGATGAGCAGCTGGCGGCGAACTGCTCGACACGCCCATTCGTCACCTTCTTGATGGTCAGCCGACGGTTGCAACCGGGCTACGACTACCTCGTTCACCGCAAGCTGTCGAGTCTGTGGCATGAGCTGACCGACAGTTGCCTGCAACCCGACCTCGATCAGTTCATCAGCGCAGCACTGGAACTGGGTTTCACCGAACGGGTCGCCTCGGCCATCGGCTCGCAGATCATCGCCCGGCTGCTGATCCAGACCGGCCGCCCCTTGACCGGCCTGCGGGAAAGCGACCTGCAGGAGTTGCTGCACGCCTGCCATGTTCGCCAAGAACGTACCGGACGCGGCGCCAAGCACTATCGCAGCACCACCCACAGTGCCCGCCAGATTCTGTTCCACCTCGGCATTCTTGATACACAGGCACGGCCGGCGGTCACTGCGTTGACCCTCGAGCAGCGGATGGTCGACGTTCCTGTCGCGCTGCGACCGGCGTTCGTGGCCTACCTGAACCGCAAATACGCCACCTGCGTGCCCAAAACGGTCAGTTCCCTGGCCACCCGATTGGCCCATTTCGGCCGGTACCTCGCCGCCGCCGACCCCAGCTTGACCTCCCTGAACCAACTGGACCGCCGCAGGCACATCGAACCGTTCATCACCTCGCTGACCACAGCCACCAACAGCGTCACCGGTGAGCCGATCACCGTCGCAGACCGGATCAGACGCATCCACGCGGTGGGAAACTTCCTAGCCGAGATCACCGAATGGGGATGGGACGACGCGCCACCGCGGCGCCTGATCTTCCGCACCGACCTGCCACGGCCACCCCGCTGCCTGCCCCGATACCTGCCCGTCGACTCCGACCGCAAACTCACTGCCGCACTGGCAAAATCACCCTACCGACTGGCCGCTGACGCACTGCTGGTGCAGCGAGCATGCGGACTGCGCATCGGTGAACTGCTCGACCTCGAACTCGACTGCATCCACGAGATCCCCGGCCAAGGATCCTGGCTCAAAGTTCCCCTCGGCAAGCTCAACTCCGAACGCATGATCCCCGTCGACGACGAGGTCCTCACCCTCGTGGACCGGATCACCACAACCCGCTCATCGGGCCGACCGATGATCCACCCCCGCACCGGAGCCCCAGCCGACTTCCTGTTCACCCACCACGGAAAACGACTCTCCCAGAACGCAGTACGTGAAGAATTGAACCGGGCAGCACAGGCCGCCAGCCTGGGACACATCACACCGCACCAACTGCGACACACCTACGCCACCGCGCTGATCAACGCCGGAGTCTCCCTGCAAGCACTCATGGCATTACTCGGCCACGTCTCCACCCAGATGAGCCTGCGCTACGCCCACCTCTTCGACCACACCGTACGCACCGAATACGAACGCGCCCTGGATCTGGCGAAGAGCCATATCGGAGCGCTGCCGAAAACCGCAGTCGGGCTGCCCATCACCGACATCACCGGCACCGGATGGAAGGACACACCGGCCATCAAATCCCGCCTCGCCGGCGGATACTGCCTACGCGCACCCGCGCAAGGATCCTGCCCCTACGCCAACATCTGCGAACACTGCCCAAGCTTTCACACCGACTCCACCCACCTGGCCGTCCTCGCCGCCCAACGCATCGACGCCCAAGATCTGGCAGCAGACGCAGAAAAACGAGGATGGATCGACGAAGCAGAGCGCCACCACAACCTCGTCTCCCGACTCGACGCACTCATCACCGGATCGGCATCCGCATGAATGAACCCGCCCTGCTCCGAGTCGAGCGCGTCTGCGCCGAACTCGCCACCTCAGGCCAACCCATCACCTTCACCACCGTGGCCGAACACGCCCAGATCAGCCGCGCGACGCTCTACCGCGACCACCAGCTCCGCGCCATCGTCGACGAACACCGCACCCGACAAACCGACGCCCGCACCCTGACCGGCCTGGCCACCGAAGTCGCACACCTGCGCACCGCCGTCGAAGCACTCGCCGCAGGAGTCAAACGCCACGAAGAACAAATCCGCAAGCTCACCAAACCACCCCGACGATGAACCATTCCGCCCAACACCGCGAGTCCATGAGCCCGGATTAGCCGGTCAATGCGGGGACAACGCTGCAGCCGAATCATTCTGGGCCACTGGAAGTCGAGTTCTACGACCGATATCTGTGGCTCAGCCGCGCGGCAGCTAAGCTGGCCGTCGGCGACTGGATCGAGAGGGTGTACAATCGGTGCCGACGCCACTCGGCGCTCGGCCCTCGGCATAATCAGTCCGGTCGACTACGAGGGTCGATTCAATCAGACGGCAATAGCCGCCTGACCCTGTGTCCACCAACGGGGTCAAGCCCACTTGGTCCTGTGGGTGGTGAGGTTCTCGCAGTCTAGATGCACGTCCAGGTCGGCGGGGCCCGCCTTGTCGATGCTGATCATGAATTTCTTGAACTCGACCGCGCAGTGTCTGGGGTGCAGTTCACCAATCACGGTGCCGCCGGCGATGTCGAAGGTCGCTAACAGGCTGGTGACGCCGTTGCAGGGGTAATCATGCTGCGCTGCTCATCCACCCAGAACACCACGGCTTTTTCCGGCGGATTGTGGCACAGTCCAACGACATCGACGACCTTGGCCGTGAACGACGGATCGGTGGAAAGCTCCGACGAGTCGGCAAGGAGAACAGGGACGCGACAGTCAGCCCGCCAATGGCGGGTCGAGGTTCCCGTGGTCCGATGCGTTCGGCCAGTCCCAGGATGCTCTATGTCTTGGATTTGTAGATAGGATGGCGGCAACGCGACACCAATTATTCCGAACGTCTTTGCGGTGTCGGCGTCCGGTGAGCGCTATCAGGTGTTGTGGCAGGTGGCGAGTCCCAGCTCCATTTCCGGCGCACCCATCAGCCAAGGCCAGACTTCGTCCGGCAAGGTTTATTTCGATGTGACGGGTGCCGATCCGATGGCGGTCATCTATGCCAATGGCGGGTCGACTCCGGCGATGATGTGGTGCTGCAGCGGCAACATGATGATGCCGATGCAAATGCCCATGCCCATGCAGATGTCGATGCCGATGCCGATGCCGATGGCCGACTGTCCTTCCTGCGCAGGCGGCATGATGGCCGACTGTCCTTCTTGCCCCGGCACCATGTAATGGCTTGTCACATGGGCGGTAGTGTCCTTGTCTCGCAATGACTTCCGGACACCGTTCGGTCGTTTCGCAGCGCGAAACCTGCATCGATGACGATGGGGCTCAGCTGACTAGTTGCCAAACCGGTCCGGCGATGATGCCCAGAAGGAGGCTGAGCGCGGCGGCCAACACTGCGGCGCGGGCGGGCCAATGCTGGGCCGCCGGTGCGTCGGCATCCCCGGCCGTGTCGGGGCGCGCGAAGGCAGGAATGATCCAGCGCAGGTAATAGTACAGGCTGACCAGCGTGTTGACGAACACGACGACGGCCAGCCACGCGAACTGGCCGTCCCAGGCTGCGGCGGCGGTGGTCACCTTGCCGATGAACACCGCGGTGGGCGGGGTGCCCACCAGACCAAGTAGCGCCACCACCAACGCAGCCGCTAGCCACGGGCGGCTTCGCGCCAAACCGCGGTAGGAATCCAGATCCCGGTGCCCCGGCAGGGCCGCGGTCACCGCGAACGCCGCGATATTGGTGACGGTATAGCCAGCCAGGTAGAACAACAGCGACGGCAGAGCTAACTCGCTGCGGCCGGCCACCGTGATCGGCACGAGAAGATACCCGACCTGGCTGACCGTGGACCAGCCCAATAGCCGACGCGGATCGTGCTGCCAATAGGCGGTCAGGTTGCCCAAAGTCATGCTGGCGACGGCGAATACGGCGATCAGCACCGGCCAAGCCAGGCTGTCGGGCAGCACTGTGGTGAGCCGATACAGCGCCACCAGGGCCCCGATCTTGGGCACGGTCGTGAGAAACGTCGCCGCCGTGGCGCTAGCGCCCTGCGCAGCGTCGGGCACCCAAAAGTGCGCCGGCACACCACCGGCCTCAAACATCAGGCCCGCCAGCACCCCGACCACTCCGGCCGCGACCGCCACCGCCGGAACGCCACCCAGGGCCATGGCCAGCTGCGGGTACCTCGTGGCGCCGGTGAGGCCGTACAGAATCGTGACGCCCAGCATCAGCAGGATCCCGAACAACGCACCCATCAGATAGGCCTTCATGGCGGCCTCAGCCGCGGCCGCCGAGCGCACCAAACCCACCAGCCCGTAAAGCGGGATGCTGGCCAGAAAGTATCCGGCCACCAACAGCAACAGGTCCTCAGCACCAGCCAGAACGAGAACGCCCGCGGCCGAAAACATCAGCAGCGCATAGGTTTCAGCCTCCCGCGGCGAATCCCGCATCTCTGCGCCGGCCACCGCCCAGATCAACAGCAATCCCGCGGCACAAGCGATCCGAGCTACGCCGGTCGCGGTGTCAACGGAAAACGCGCCCTCGAAAGCCATTTGATCCGGCCCGGCCATCTGCACGACTGTGACGCCGACGACGCCGACCTGCGCCGCGGCCACCATCACCCCAACCCACCACTGCCGCCGCCGGGGCAGAAACGAGCCCGCGATCAGCGCCACCAGACCGGCGCCGAACATCACCATCTCCGGTGCCATGAGCATCGGCCGCATTGCCGCGTCGGGATTCACCGTTTATCTCCCGACGAGCGCGACGAGTGCGGCGGCAGCCGGTTCGATCAGATCCAGCAACGGTCGAGGCACTAGCCCGATGGCCACACTGAGCACGAGAAGTATTGACACCGACGCGGTCTCATGGACCCGCAGATCGGTGAAGCCGACCGCGTGCCCACGTGTTGGGCCGGTGAAGACGCGCTGCAGCGCGCGCAGGAACAGCGCGGCGGTAATCAGAATGCCCGGCAGAGCCAACGCCGTGACCGGGGCGGCTGCGATGCTGCCGGCGAAGATCTGGAATTCGGCGATGAAACCGGAAAAGCCCGGCAGTCCCAGTGAGGCGAACGCACCGACGGCGAACAGCGCGGCCAGCTTGGGCGCCGGGCCGGCCAGACCGCCGTAGGAGTCCATGTCGTAGCTGCCCGCTCGCTCGTAGAACACCCCGGCGAGCAGGAACAGCGCCGCGGTGATGAGGCCGTGGCTGACCATCTGGGTGACCGCACCGACCACCGCGACCTCTCGGGCATCGGCGGTACCGCTGGTGATGAGTCCGGCAGCCCCGACGGCCACCACGATGTAGCCCATGTGGTTGACCGAGGTGTAGGCGATCATGCGTTTAAGGTCGCTTTGGGCCAGCGCGACCAGCGCCCCGTACAGGACCGATACGACGCCGACGGCGATGATCGGCCACGCCCACTCGCGCCATGCCTGCGGCAGCATCGGCATCGCCACCCGCACGAATCCATAGGTGCCCATTTTCAGCAGCACCCCGGCCAGCACCGCCGACCCGACGGCCGGCGCGTCGGTGTGCGCCGGCGGCAGCCAGGTATGAAACGGCACCGTGGGCGTCTTGATCGCCAGCCCCAGCAGGATCGCCGCCAGCACCAAGCCGCCCGCCAGCGGGCTGCCCGCCAACGGTGTGCTGGCAGCCAGCTCCACCATGTCGAAAGTGTGCGGATCGGCGGCGATGTAGAGGCCGATAAAACCCACCAGCAGCGCCAGCGATCCCAGGAAGGTGTAGAGGAAGAACTTCAGCGCCGAGCGGGCCGCGTCGCCGTGTCCCCAGCCAGCAATGACGAAGTACATCGCCACGATCGACAGATCAAAGAACACGAAGAACAAGATCAGATCCGCCGCCACGAACAAACCGAGGCTGACACTCTGCAAAAACAGAAACAACGCAGCCTGCAGCCGCGGCCGGTCCTCGCTGCGCAGCCCATAGACGGCGCAGGCCAGGAATATCACCGCGGTCATCACCACCAGCGGCAGCGACAGGCCATCGACGCCGACGTGGTAGCTGCTGTTGACGCCGGGAATCCAGGGAACCTGCTCCTCGAACGCCAACTCGTTGATCCCCGGCGCGTCGTAGCGCGCCCACACCACCACGATCAGCGCCACGTCGATCGCGGTGACCGCGGCCCACATCGCGTTGGCGGCCCGGCCGCCGAGCCGGGGCGCGGCCAGCAGCGCCAGCGCAGCGGCCAGCGGCAAGAATACGATCACACTGAGCACGACGTCACCTCACCGTCACCATGAGCACGAAGCCGGCGACCAGCAACACCCCGGCGGCCAAGTAGTACTGGTGCAGCTGACCCGTTTGGGGTCGGCGCGCCAGCTGGCCCAACCGCCCCACCCGCGCGGCCACCGCTTCCACGGCGCGGTCCACACCAGCGGTGTCGGTCTGGGCTGCCCGGCGCGCCGCGCGTAACACCGCGCTCGCCGTGGCGTCGACCGCCTTGTCCAGGACGTTGTCATCGAAACGGGCCGCCATCCGGGCGGCACCCATGGTCGGGGCCACAACCAGCAGGTGCGCGGCGCGCTGAAGCCCCAACCACGATGCGGCCCAACGCGGCTCGGGTACACCCCAGCGCGCCACCGCTGCCACCACGACAAGGGCAAGGGCCGCCGAACCGACCAGCGCGGCCACGCCCGGATGTGAGATCGGCTGGCCGCCGTCGAGGGCGCGCGCGACGATGGAGCCCAGCGGAGGCAATGCCAGCACACCCGACACCGCGGCCCCCACGGCGAGGACCACAAGCGGCGCCTGCTCGAGACCGGTGAGCCGACGCGGTACCCCGCGGGACGGCGCGGCCTGTGCGGGGCCGGTGCCGTCAGTCGACGGCTTGGCCCAGATCACCACCAGCATCTTGGCCGCATAGGCCGCCGACAGCGCCGAGGCGAGTAATCCCAGCCCGTACAACGCGGGGGAGTGTTGCGCTGCTGCGGTCAACACCGCGTCCTTGGTCGCCCACAACGACAGCGGCGCGATCCCGGCCAGCGTGAGTGCCGCGATGGTGGCCGAGGACCCCACCACCCGCCAGCGGCGCGCCACACCGCCGAGGTCGTCCAGACGCTGAGTGCCCAGCAGCGAAAACCACACTCCCGCGGCGAGGAACAGGCCGGCCTTGGTGGCGGCGTGCGCAACCAGATGCGCGGCGCCGCCGCCGACGGCGGCCACACCGGCGGCCATCACCACGAATCCCAGCTGGGCGGCGGTGGACGCGGCGAGCAGCTGCTTGATGTCGCGCTGGGCCACCGCGACCGCGCCGAGCACCACCGCGGTGAGCACGCCCACCCACGCCGCCGCGGTCGCGGCCCAGCCGGTCGCGGCCAGCAAGGGTTGTGTCCGCAACAACAAATAGCCGCCCATCGCCACCATCGCCGCTGAATGCAGCAGGGCGCTGACCGGGCTGGGGCCCGACATCGCCCGCGACAGCCAAAACGAGAACGGCAGCTGCGCGGCTTTGCCGAGCGCGGCCACGAGCACCCCGAGCGCGATGACATCGCGCCACCCGCCGGCGGCGTCGGAGAAACTGTTCAGCGCCATCCCCGCGCCGCCCGCGAGCGCGGCGCCGGCGGCCAGATACAGCCCGAGGTCGGCGGTGCGCGTAGTCACGAATGCGGTCAAACCATCCGATACCCGGTATTGGTCGCGCCACCAAAACCCGATCAGCGCATACGACGCCGCCCCCATCACTTCCCATCCCAACAGCAGTGCGGGCAGGGTCGCGGCGGTCACCGTCAGGATGGCAGCGGCGGCGAACACCAGCATCAACCCGTGAAAGCGGCCCCGCGCGTCGCGGATGTTTCCGGCAGAGAACATCAGCACCAAAAACGTCACCGTGGTGACCGCCGGCAGCACTGTCCCGGCCAGCGCGTCGACCCGAAGACCAAACGGTGCACCCGCCATGAAGGCAACCTGCACCGACGGCCGCGCGACGGCCACCACCACCGACACCGCGACGCACCCGAACGCGGTGGTCAACGAGACCACTTCGGTCCACCGAGCGTCGCGGCGGGAGATCAACAAGACGACTCCCACCGCGGCCGGCGTAGCGACCAGCAGCCACAGCAGCGCCGACATCACGGGCTGCTCATCCGGAGAGGTCGGCTGCAGTGTCGGTCATGTCGGCGCGACGCTCGCGGTGCAGCGCCGTGGCTATGGCGAATCCCATCGCCATCTCCACCGTCATGGCGGCGATGACCACCAGCAGCAACACCTGGCCGCTCGGTGCCGGCATGATGAACCACCAAAACCCCGCGGCGGCAAGGATGATCGCGTTGATCATCAACTCCAGGCCCATCATTACCATCACCACGACTTGCTGGGACAGCGCACCGTAGAGCCCGACACTGAACACCGCTGCGGCTACCAACAACACCGTTTGTAAGGTCACCGGCCCACCCCTCCGGGTTGCGGGTCGCGTCCGGGGCGGTGTGTGAGGTCATCACCGAAACGGTCGTAGCGGGTACGGGCGGCCGCCAACACGACCCCGGCCACGATCGTGGCGACCATGACCGGGCTGATCACCGCCATGGTGAGCATGTGCGGTCCCATCAGATTCTCGCCGAGCGCCATCGTGACGTCGCGCGCCGGCTCGCCTTGCCGGGCGGGCCAGTCGATCAGCAGAATCCCGCAAGCCAAAAACACAAAGGTGGCCGCGGCGGCGACCAGTGCGCGCCGGTTGTCGTGAACCATGCTCATCGGCATCAGCGCGGGGTTCATGCCCATGAACATGACCATGTAGACCGCCATCACCGCCATCTCCATCACCATCATCAAGATGGTGACCACGCCGATGTAGTTCTGCTGCAACAGCAGAACTACTACGCCAACCGCGATGAACGAGGCCGCCAGCGCATACGTGGCCCGCGCCATCGAATCGACCCAGAACACCGCGGCCCCGGCAGCGACGGCGATGACGGCGAGCAGCCAGAACACGATATGGACGATCATGGTGCGTCAACTCCTCCAGATGGCGATGACCGCCACCACTAGGTCTTGGGCCAACACGGCGGGTAGTAGCACGACCCAGCCGATCTCCATGAACTTGTCGGGGCGCAGCGCGGGCACCGCTCGGCGCAGCCAAACCAACAGGCTAAGCAGCGCAACGGTTTTGACGACCGACCACATCCAGTCGGGCAGCAGCGGCCCGGCGCCGCCGCCGAGGAACATCGGCACGGCGAACGCCGCGCCCGCCACCAGAACGGCGTAGCGGCCCGCAACAAACACCAGCCGGTCAACCCCGGACAGCTCGGCGGTCACGCCACCAGCGATGTCAGCTCCGAGTGCCGGCGCGAACGGGCCCCACACCGAAAACGCCAAGACACCAAGGCAATACGCCACGAATGCGACCGGCATCCAGACCACGAACCACAAATCGTGCTGGGCGGTGGCCACGTCGCCGACCCGCAGGCTGCCCGCGGCGATGGCGGGCGCGACGAGAGCGAACATCAACGGCAGTTCATAACCCAGCGCGTGAGCGAGGAACCGGTAGCCGCCGATCAGTGAATACACCGAATTGGGACCCCAGCCGGCCAGCCACACCACCGCCCACATCATCACGTCCACGGCGTTGACCCACATCACGCCGACATCAAGGTCCAGCAGCGTCCAGTGCCCCAGCG is drawn from Mycolicibacterium gilvum and contains these coding sequences:
- a CDS encoding complex I subunit 1 family protein, encoding MPEVTTVGGAWALAAAALLAVLALFAASLDSALSARPHGAGGAVAAPLFEVARLMRQRRRTLVAADALLWRIGCIGPVVVASLMIVVVPLGHWTLLDLDVGVMWVNAVDVMMWAVVWLAGWGPNSVYSLIGGYRFLAHALGYELPLMFALVAPAIAAGSLRVGDVATAQHDLWFVVWMPVAFVAYCLGVLAFSVWGPFAPALGADIAGGVTAELSGVDRLVFVAGRYAVLVAGAAFAVPMFLGGGAGPLLPDWMWSVVKTVALLSLLVWLRRAVPALRPDKFMEIGWVVLLPAVLAQDLVVAVIAIWRS
- a CDS encoding proton-conducting transporter transmembrane domain-containing protein — its product is MSALLWLLVATPAAVGVVLLISRRDARWTEVVSLTTAFGCVAVSVVVAVARPSVQVAFMAGAPFGLRVDALAGTVLPAVTTVTFLVLMFSAGNIRDARGRFHGLMLVFAAAAILTVTAATLPALLLGWEVMGAASYALIGFWWRDQYRVSDGLTAFVTTRTADLGLYLAAGAALAGGAGMALNSFSDAAGGWRDVIALGVLVAALGKAAQLPFSFWLSRAMSGPSPVSALLHSAAMVAMGGYLLLRTQPLLAATGWAATAAAWVGVLTAVVLGAVAVAQRDIKQLLAASTAAQLGFVVMAAGVAAVGGGAAHLVAHAATKAGLFLAAGVWFSLLGTQRLDDLGGVARRWRVVGSSATIAALTLAGIAPLSLWATKDAVLTAAAQHSPALYGLGLLASALSAAYAAKMLVVIWAKPSTDGTGPAQAAPSRGVPRRLTGLEQAPLVVLAVGAAVSGVLALPPLGSIVARALDGGQPISHPGVAALVGSAALALVVVAAVARWGVPEPRWAASWLGLQRAAHLLVVAPTMGAARMAARFDDNVLDKAVDATASAVLRAARRAAQTDTAGVDRAVEAVAARVGRLGQLARRPQTGQLHQYYLAAGVLLVAGFVLMVTVR
- a CDS encoding NADH-quinone oxidoreductase subunit NuoK, which codes for MTLQTVLLVAAAVFSVGLYGALSQQVVVMVMMGLELMINAIILAAAGFWWFIMPAPSGQVLLLVVIAAMTVEMAMGFAIATALHRERRADMTDTAADLSG
- a CDS encoding NADH-quinone oxidoreductase subunit J, translating into MIVHIVFWLLAVIAVAAGAAVFWVDSMARATYALAASFIAVGVVVLLLQQNYIGVVTILMMVMEMAVMAVYMVMFMGMNPALMPMSMVHDNRRALVAAAATFVFLACGILLIDWPARQGEPARDVTMALGENLMGPHMLTMAVISPVMVATIVAGVVLAAARTRYDRFGDDLTHRPGRDPQPGGVGR